From a region of the Arachis ipaensis cultivar K30076 chromosome B09, Araip1.1, whole genome shotgun sequence genome:
- the LOC107619353 gene encoding thioredoxin-like 3-2, chloroplastic isoform X1, translating to MLQKGNNHLLLYLINFCTQQSSESIMSHPLPILHYNPPYSFFFSSLFASASTTASHSSPISISFKPQRPLFLLLHLLPSPLNALPQRQHHHQLGDSPLSIQLTPISTDDQFDHLLHHNQHPLIIVWVANWCRKCIYLKPKLEKLAAEYYPRLCFYTVDVNTVSHKLVARAGVTKMPTIQLWKDGKKQAEVIGGHNAYWVIGDVQEMIENECNT from the exons ATGCTCCAAAAAGGGAACAATCATCTTCTTCTATACTTGATTAATTTCTGCACTCAACAATCATCAGAATCAATCATGTCACACCCTCTTCCTATTCTTCACTACAATCCTccttattccttcttcttctcttctctcttcgcTTCAGCTTCAACTACTGCTTCTCATTCCTCTCCCATTTCCATCTCCTTCAAACCACAAAGaccgctttttcttcttcttcatcttcttccttctccCCTAAACGCCTTACCCCAACGCCAACACCACCACCAACTCGGTGACTCGCCCCTTTCCATTCAGCTCACGCCAATATCTACCGATGACCAATTTGATCACCTCCTTCACCACAATCAACATCCTCTCATCATTGTTTG GGTGGCAAATTGGTGTAGAAAATGCATATACTTAAAACCAAAATTGGAAAAGTTGGCAGCAGAATATTATCCAAG attatgtttctacaCTGTCGATGTCAATACAGTTTCGCATAAACTTGTTGCTCGGGCTGGTGTCACT AAAATGCCAACAATACAA CTATGGAAAGATGGGAAGAAACAAGCTGAAGTAATAGGTGGCCATAATGCATATTGGGTAATAGGTGATGTTCAGGAAATGATTGAAAATGAGTGTAACACTTGA
- the LOC107619353 gene encoding thioredoxin-like 3-2, chloroplastic isoform X2 translates to MIRSTVLVSVLWVANWCRKCIYLKPKLEKLAAEYYPRLCFYTVDVNTVSHKLVARAGVTKMPTIQLWKDGKKQAEVIGGHNAYWVIGDVQEMIENECNT, encoded by the exons ATGATCAGATCAACTGTTCTGGTTTCTGTTTTATG GGTGGCAAATTGGTGTAGAAAATGCATATACTTAAAACCAAAATTGGAAAAGTTGGCAGCAGAATATTATCCAAG attatgtttctacaCTGTCGATGTCAATACAGTTTCGCATAAACTTGTTGCTCGGGCTGGTGTCACT AAAATGCCAACAATACAA CTATGGAAAGATGGGAAGAAACAAGCTGAAGTAATAGGTGGCCATAATGCATATTGGGTAATAGGTGATGTTCAGGAAATGATTGAAAATGAGTGTAACACTTGA